In Natranaerovirga hydrolytica, a single window of DNA contains:
- the dcd gene encoding dCTP deaminase, which translates to MILSGKEIKKNINKNIIIEPYDEKLVNPNSYNLRLHNELLVYENNELDMKKENSTKKIVIPEDGLLLEPNKLYLGRTVEYTKTDQYVPMLEGRSSIGRLGLFIHITAGFGDVGFSGYWTLEIFCVQPIKIYPNVEICQIYYHSIEGDYDKYSSGKYQNNEGIQPSMLYKDFIV; encoded by the coding sequence ATGATACTATCAGGAAAAGAAATCAAAAAAAACATTAATAAAAATATTATTATTGAACCCTATGATGAAAAATTAGTTAATCCTAATAGCTATAACTTAAGATTGCATAATGAGCTATTGGTGTATGAGAATAATGAATTAGACATGAAAAAAGAAAATTCCACTAAGAAAATTGTTATTCCAGAAGACGGCTTATTACTAGAACCGAATAAATTATATCTTGGTCGAACCGTGGAGTATACAAAAACAGATCAATACGTTCCAATGTTAGAAGGACGTTCTTCTATTGGAAGACTCGGTTTGTTTATTCATATAACGGCTGGTTTTGGGGATGTTGGATTTTCAGGCTATTGGACTTTAGAAATATTTTGCGTTCAACCCATAAAGATTTATCCAAATGTAGAAATATGCCAGATTTATTATCATTCTATTGAAGGGGATTATGATAAGTATTCCAGTGGGAAATATCAAAACAATGAAGGCATACAACCAAGTATGTTGTATAAGGATTTTATAGTGTAA